In Chroicocephalus ridibundus chromosome 12, bChrRid1.1, whole genome shotgun sequence, a single genomic region encodes these proteins:
- the OCSTAMP gene encoding osteoclast stimulatory transmembrane protein, translating into MGARVYCEEFLFPKVRRTVADLWLVYSKPVPANGRELWTLFLQCSCIAAVIGGLFYNWMFASLEYSWHLSVAMAVSFSLLLLLTLFLVHPARCVFSMIMPTLGTKQGRKLLLSTCTMIVVVNILPNIISNIKTILQVIQCICKNSSESLLNSTALLGTAAWEFGDAIQETSNSINIHRPMNGHFQFSLLKNSSLIYQQMHLAGEKIGRDFLAVEVLVKDSVRVGNKLVAGFSMLYLCFESTWYLKNYLTNLRFDNFYVTKKLERLAVDRKEAHLLVGPCKNLLRPTGMKLSREEVMLCLVQAMLLTVALLLMLVVVAMDHFAFSVADTAERKASQFSTVPVTLNIKYSAKIGILSSLLEFLGLPSKELPLQDFKGSYHHYLIFSSAHCRISRPKPPNPSVLLAVGLLFCILYATVFLQTYAHRLCRKIAGSFFESWEEKRALYLYKKLSRKHKEGKKRVRN; encoded by the exons ATGGGAGCCCGTGTCTACTGTGAAGAATTTCTGTTCCCAAAGGTGCGCAGGACCGTTGCAGACCTATGGTTGGTTTACTCCAAGCCTGTCCCAGCAAATGGCAGAGAGCTGTGGACCTTGTTTCTACAGTGTTCCTGCATTGCGGCGGTGATAGGAGGCCTCTTTTACAACTGGATGTTTGCTTCCCTGGAGTACTCCTGGCACCTCTCTGTTGCAATGGCCGTCTCCTTCAGTCTGCTCCTTCTCCTGACCCTTTTCTTGGTGCATCCCGCCCGTTGTGTCTTCAGTATGATCATGCCTACGCTAGGTACCAAACAAGGCCGGAAGCTTCTCTTGTCGACCTGCACCATGATTGTGGTGGTTAACATACTACCCAACATCATAAGCAACATTAAGACCATACTGCAGGTTATTCAGTGTATCTGCAAGAATTCCTCTGAGAGTCTTTTGAACTCAACCGCTCTGCTAGGGACAGCTGCCTGGGAGTTTGGGGATGCAATCCAAGAAACCAGCAATTCCATTAATATTCATAGGCCTATGAATggacattttcagttttcattgcttAAGAACAGCTCGTTGATTTACCAGCAAATGCACCTTGCTGGCGAGAAAATTGGGAGGGACTTTTTGGCTGTCGAAGTACTGGTCAAAGACTCTGTACGAGTAGGCAACAAGCTGGTTGCTGGCTTCTCCATGCTTTATCTCTGTTTTGAGTCCACCTGGTATTTGAAAAATTATCTCACCAACCTCCGCTTTGACAATTTTTACGTCACCAAGAAGCTGGAGCGTTTAGCTGTGGACAGAAAAGAAGCTCATCTGCTGGTGGGCCCATGCAAAAACCTCCTTCGACCAACGGGCATGAAGTTGTCCCGGGAAGAAGTGATGCTGTGCCTCGTGCAAGCCATGCTCCTCACTGTGgccctgctgctgatgctggtgGTTGTGGCGATGGACCACTTTGCGTTCAGTGTGGCAGACACCGCGGAGAGAAAGGCGTCTCAGTTCTCCACAGTGCCCGTCACTCTCAACATCAAATACAGT GCTAAAATAGGGATCCTAAGCTCTCTTCTGGAATTTTTGGGGCTTCCTTCCAAAGAATTACCACTTCAGGACTTCAAAGGAAGCTACCACCACTACCTGATCTTCAGCTCTGCCCACTGCAGGATCAGCCGCCCGAAGCCTCCCAACCCCTCCGTGCTGCtcgctgtggggctgctcttctgcatcCTCTACGCCACCGTATTCCTGCAAACCTACGCACACCGCCTGTGCAGAAAAATCGCAGGCTCCTTCTTcgagagctgggaggagaagcgAGCACTTTACCTCTACAAGAAGCTGTCCAGGAAgcacaaggagggaaaaaaacgcGTGAGAAACTAA